The Sulfurihydrogenibium sp. YO3AOP1 genome has a window encoding:
- a CDS encoding DEAD/DEAH box helicase: MITDSEKSAKESFLNLKAYKDFFKKDLEIIHFPSSQEKLDLLSQIERNYAIYKILAGKNWILVFSKDALNVKVRTKENFLKDIINIKKSGELNREFLIEKLYKLGYIREEFPENEGEFSVRGGFLSINIPKVGIVDIDFFGDTIENIFLKSKILTRKEIEEISILPLYDFNIKSQTPLIFEDEESTFFRDYLKNDIYTLDIYEDLNLPIKGQFFSKFSNPEVGTIKDITQEFAVYKIPLKKELVLLNEKTAFLLEVEEKLELDVEPLKEGDYIIHEDFGIGIYRGIETREIRGKVYDFMILEYSGGEKVYVSYLHFDKIHKYKTDSIIQIDKIGGTSWRNLKKKVKESLKNIAKNLLEIYSKRQNIYRPPLKTDDELISKFEREFPFVETPDQIKAIKDIKSDFLKPKPMERLICGDVGFGKTEVAIRGIFISVINGYQALLLVPTTVLAYQHYKKLKERLEPYGIIVKNLSRLKSKKENDNTIKAFEEGKIDVLVATHKILHTNLSFNKLELLVIDEEHRFGVKAKEKIRQIRESVDTLYLTATPIPRTLNMALSGLKDISVLNTPPEGRYEIKTYVSNFDEELIKKAIEFEIDRNGQVFYLHNRIETIKETADFLKNLVKKAKVDFIHGKMKPSEIEKKIIDFLEGKTNVLISTSIIETGIDIPTANTLIVDRADLFGLAQLYHLRGRVGRGNIQAYCYLIVPKEITKDAKRRIDTLLKLTRPGSGLKVSIEDMQIRGPGNILGVEQSGFIKSLGFDYYVKLLKEAINEERGEKEFEAEIEIDFDYYIPQDFIKDPTERLNIYMAVSKAEDYEEIEKLRKYLKEFYNDLPKAFDLYLVISEIKKLLSRLKIKKLHMKSDLAYLQLSDQTNPEVILKLIENLNPVKIEKEKIIFQVESLEELKEKILEGVKSQK; this comes from the coding sequence TTGATAACAGACTCTGAAAAGTCTGCAAAAGAAAGCTTTTTAAATCTTAAGGCTTATAAAGATTTCTTTAAAAAAGACCTTGAAATTATTCATTTTCCATCTTCTCAAGAAAAACTTGACCTTTTAAGTCAGATTGAGAGAAATTATGCTATCTATAAAATCTTAGCAGGAAAAAATTGGATTTTAGTATTTTCCAAAGATGCTTTAAATGTAAAGGTTAGAACAAAAGAAAATTTCTTAAAAGACATTATCAATATAAAGAAAAGCGGGGAGTTAAACAGAGAATTTTTGATAGAAAAACTTTATAAACTTGGATACATAAGAGAAGAATTTCCAGAAAATGAAGGAGAATTTTCTGTAAGAGGTGGCTTTTTATCTATCAACATTCCAAAGGTAGGCATAGTAGATATAGATTTTTTCGGTGATACAATAGAAAACATCTTTTTAAAATCAAAAATCTTAACAAGAAAAGAAATAGAAGAAATATCCATTCTGCCACTTTATGACTTTAACATCAAATCACAAACGCCACTTATTTTTGAAGATGAAGAAAGTACCTTTTTTAGAGATTATTTAAAAAACGATATTTACACCTTAGATATCTATGAAGACTTAAATTTACCTATCAAGGGTCAATTTTTCTCAAAATTTTCTAATCCTGAGGTTGGAACTATAAAAGATATTACACAAGAGTTTGCTGTCTATAAAATTCCATTAAAAAAAGAACTTGTACTACTTAATGAAAAAACGGCTTTCCTGCTAGAGGTTGAAGAAAAGTTAGAGTTAGATGTTGAGCCTTTAAAGGAAGGTGATTATATAATTCATGAAGATTTTGGAATAGGTATCTACAGAGGGATAGAGACAAGAGAGATTAGAGGAAAAGTTTATGATTTTATGATTCTTGAGTATTCAGGCGGTGAGAAGGTTTATGTATCATATCTTCATTTTGATAAAATTCATAAATACAAAACCGATTCTATCATTCAGATTGATAAAATCGGCGGTACTTCTTGGAGAAATCTAAAGAAAAAAGTTAAAGAGTCTTTAAAAAATATTGCAAAAAATCTGTTAGAGATCTATTCAAAAAGACAAAATATATACAGACCACCATTAAAAACAGATGATGAGCTAATAAGCAAGTTTGAAAGAGAGTTTCCATTTGTAGAAACACCAGACCAGATAAAAGCCATAAAAGACATAAAAAGCGATTTTTTAAAGCCAAAGCCAATGGAAAGGCTAATATGTGGAGATGTTGGCTTTGGTAAAACCGAAGTAGCCATCAGAGGTATTTTTATATCTGTAATAAATGGATACCAAGCTCTGCTTTTGGTTCCAACTACTGTCCTTGCTTATCAGCATTATAAAAAATTAAAAGAAAGGCTTGAACCTTATGGAATAATCGTAAAAAATCTTTCAAGATTAAAATCAAAAAAGGAAAATGATAATACAATAAAAGCTTTTGAAGAAGGAAAAATAGACGTTTTGGTAGCAACTCATAAAATCTTACATACTAACCTATCTTTTAATAAGCTTGAGCTCCTTGTGATTGATGAAGAGCATAGATTTGGAGTAAAAGCAAAAGAAAAAATAAGACAGATAAGAGAAAGTGTAGATACTTTATACTTAACTGCAACGCCAATTCCAAGAACATTAAACATGGCACTTTCAGGACTAAAAGATATATCAGTTTTAAACACACCACCGGAGGGAAGGTATGAGATAAAAACATATGTTTCAAATTTTGATGAAGAGCTTATAAAAAAAGCCATTGAATTTGAAATAGACAGAAACGGACAGGTTTTTTATCTACATAACAGAATAGAGACAATCAAAGAAACAGCAGATTTTTTAAAAAACTTAGTCAAAAAGGCAAAAGTAGACTTTATACATGGTAAAATGAAGCCTTCCGAGATTGAAAAAAAGATTATTGATTTCTTAGAAGGGAAAACAAACGTTTTAATTTCTACTTCTATTATTGAAACAGGAATAGATATTCCAACAGCCAATACTTTAATCGTAGATAGAGCTGATTTGTTTGGACTTGCACAGCTTTATCATTTAAGAGGAAGGGTCGGAAGAGGTAATATTCAAGCTTACTGCTATTTGATAGTTCCAAAAGAAATAACAAAAGATGCAAAAAGAAGAATAGATACACTTTTAAAACTAACAAGGCCGGGCTCAGGCTTAAAAGTATCTATTGAAGATATGCAAATAAGAGGACCAGGGAATATTCTCGGGGTTGAGCAAAGCGGTTTTATAAAATCCTTAGGCTTTGATTACTACGTTAAACTTTTAAAAGAAGCTATCAACGAAGAAAGGGGAGAGAAAGAGTTTGAAGCCGAAATAGAGATAGATTTTGATTATTACATTCCACAAGATTTTATTAAAGACCCGACTGAAAGGTTAAATATATACATGGCTGTGTCAAAAGCAGAAGATTATGAAGAGATAGAAAAATTAAGAAAATACTTAAAAGAATTTTACAATGATTTACCAAAAGCATTTGATTTATACTTAGTTATCTCAGAGATAAAAAAGTTACTATCCCGGTTAAAAATAAAAAAACTTCATATGAAATCAGATTTAGCTTACTTACAACTATCAGACCAAACAAATCCAGAAGTAATATTAAAGCTTATAGAAAATCTAAATCCAGTCAAAATTGAAAAAGAAAAAATCATTTTCCAGGTAGAAAGCTTAGAAGAGCTAAAAGAGAAAATATTGGAAGGCGTAAAGAGTCAAAAGTGA
- a CDS encoding helix-turn-helix domain-containing protein, with protein MRKRIGTSTYIQRINTLERKLLKQVKELDDVMEKHPEIIFRLQVVEFALKHSVKIAVEAFGVSKSTIYRWIKEYKSSNNNLVSLKNRYISKKGMKLEKLQKITEKHKQLVLEIRKKHPKLGKEKIKVLLDKLCKQHNIPTISASSIGNIIKMLKEERKLNHEYARQRITINGRTGKLTIKESRKKTKKDRYKDKKPTKPGELVQIDTKHEYVNGRKVYILRLVNNFVSGLKTFY; from the coding sequence ATGAGAAAGAGAATAGGAACATCTACCTACATTCAGAGAATTAATACACTTGAAAGAAAGCTTTTAAAACAAGTAAAAGAATTAGATGATGTTATGGAAAAACATCCAGAAATAATCTTTAGATTGCAAGTTGTAGAGTTTGCTTTAAAACATTCAGTGAAGATTGCAGTTGAAGCTTTTGGTGTATCAAAATCTACCATATACAGATGGATTAAAGAGTATAAAAGCAGTAATAACAATCTCGTATCTCTTAAAAATCGTTATATATCAAAAAAAGGAATGAAATTAGAAAAATTACAAAAAATAACAGAAAAACATAAACAATTAGTTTTAGAAATAAGAAAGAAACATCCTAAGCTTGGGAAAGAAAAAATAAAGGTTTTACTTGATAAACTCTGCAAGCAGCACAATATTCCTACGATATCTGCAAGTTCAATTGGAAATATAATAAAAATGCTTAAAGAGGAAAGGAAGTTAAATCATGAGTACGCCAGGCAAAGAATCACAATCAACGGAAGAACTGGAAAGCTAACAATAAAAGAAAGTAGAAAGAAAACAAAGAAAGATAGATATAAAGACAAAAAACCAACAAAACCAGGAGAATTGGTACAAATAGATACAAAGCATGAATATGTAAATGGTAGAAAAGTTTATATCTTGAGACTTGTCAATAATTTTGTGTCTGGACTGAAAACTTTTTATTAA